The Rhipicephalus sanguineus isolate Rsan-2018 chromosome 10, BIME_Rsan_1.4, whole genome shotgun sequence genome segment TTCCACACCAATGTGCGCACCCTTTCCCAAGGACCTGGCCCCAAGAACGAGTACGAGGTACGCACTGTCAGGAGTTATTATTTAAGCAATGAGATCGTCAATTGAGGGGGCACACTGCACTTGAAAGCTTCccttcatttatttattgatttagatGAAACTCATCATGTAaattaacagcaaagctgttcagcAAATGGTTCCTCGTGATTCGATCGCAGAAAACCATCGTCGTCTttaagggtatgtgccactgcgcggcctaccagaaaactatcatcatcataaatgggtatgtgccacagaaatttggtaaatttcagtactcaccactgatccactaaaaatgaaggcaacagttagctcaacaaACAAAGCTAAGCAACGGCTGCGAGCCAAAGAACCAGTGTACGTACAATGAGAGACtactagggaatgggaaaggcaacggtggctatGAGAAGACCCCAAAGTGATGCAAGGCTTACgcaaacgacgacgtgcccgtatatctacaagaagtgcgaacgcttggtttcagcacgagtttctctctctggagtttggacaaccatgtcgtgtctgtcactgtctgtggtttaactcgaacctctatgcgctgaggATCAACATAGAaaaaaacctagcatcacctagctaaagcctagcaacaacctagaagcaacctagaacctgcatcacctagctaaggcctagaaacaacctagaagcaaccagattagtcttcagaatcccAGTCATCAGAGCGAGCATAgcaatcgtccagtttcgctgtttcaagccttgtgcggcttagtgAAAACTTctccaattttttttgtgtgccGATTTTaaacatgcaattatttttctagtaggATATGTAGTTTTTTTTAATATCATCCATTCCATGTGCCATTTTAGGAGCTGTAGTTTGCCTATACTGAGAGGCTTAGAAAGTAAATAGGCATATCAGAATGACCTGTAATGAGAGCTGAGTGCaaaaaaacaagaatggatgttctaaaccaaTTCGAACAAAAGTTGTGGCATGCTGAACATTTATGACTGAAATCCCAGTTCGTCCTACACTCACTCGTGCATGTCAAActtaccataacttttgttcaaaggGGCTTAGAATGTccgttcttgttttcttgcattcaGCTCTCATTCCAGGTCATATGATGTGCTTATggctttgtaactctctcagtttcgGCAAACTCTTGCTCCCGAAAAGCATATAAAATGTTTCGTATTTCAAAAACTTCTTgctatactagaaaaataattgcacatttgaaatctgcacacaatTGCACATAAACATAGCAAGTTTCATCTCAATTGATAATTTCAggacccatgtccccccttaaatctTTAGAATTGTGGATGCAAAACACTGTGCTCACTCGACAGTTTGGATTGGCTGGCTGACTGTATGCCAGAACAAGTGAGCTTTCaataaatgataataataattactaGGGTTTCTAGCTACAGGGAATGTACTTGTCCTGTAGCTTTCTTAGTCTTGTCTCACATTTTTTTGCACTCCTATTATTCATCATGCCTTAGGTGGTACGCAAGGGTTTATTGGTCAACTGCCTGCTCGTAACAAGAGCATGTGCTACGTGACGATAGCTGacaaaaaagaatgttccacactcgccatcattgCTATGAGCGACACTGGCAACACACCCAGGATTACATGCGTAGAAATACCCAAGAAAGTGGATGGGAAAACGACTGCTGCCATAGCTAAATTgctagagcatcagacgcgttattcaaaagttgtaggttcggtccctaccggcggctgttgttacagcaaagctgttacggtggaggtttgccgtgtgtcgtagatagaaaattatcatcatcaatgaactggcacgcgctcagtCACTGTCCAGGCACTCGGTACAGATGGCTAACAAAAGAAGCTGCGGCccctaattggtgtttgccgcccgtgtgttcccttaatttttagtggactagtgtACTGGGAGatgcccaatttctgtagcacattgCCATAGGAGAGAGCAAGTGTaaagtatagtacagcaaggagtgggaaagacaCAGGCGAGCCTAggcaagccaggaccagctacaGGTGCCCAGCgactctgctgtgacccagccttgcgcgacttagtgcaagctgtgctatAGGTTTCACATCACgttaacacacaaacacaaaaggaAGGCACATAGACATTGGTGGCACTTGCACCTGACTTATTTAAGACCCAGGAATAGGAAAACACACATATGTCAAGGCTAGACACAAACTTAGGGCATTCAATGCATTAATTCTGCACTGTGAGAGATATACTGACTTAGAATagagaactgagctagttggtatggattcatgcttaggactgtgcagcaCTCCCCAAACAAATTGTCTGGCATGTGCGCCTGCGTGAACAAGTACACACAACCCAGTGcgtcaaaagaaacaaaaaacgaatGCGATACTATCAAACACACATTCAAGTTTGTTGATTGCATTGTAGGAATCATGTATCAGACCCTGTTGTTGTCATACATAAGGCAGAGCGGAAGGTGTCTGATTGGGCGAACACAAGTGACACATTCCCACCCAGCAGATCATTGTTGTGAGTGCGGGTGTGCCCCACACTTTACGGACACTATGGTACTTTCTAGGCATAAAAAAGCAGCTTACCTGGGAAATTATCGAGGCCTTCCGCATCAGAATCGTTCGCCAGCCATTGATAAAGCTTTGGGATAAAGAATACAAATATTTGGTCAGCACATGCGGTAATTTGAGATAGAATTTGTTGTGCACATGTTTAGTCGAGGGGCAACAGCCAGGAAAGTTCTTTTCGTTTGGAGCCCAGGTGACTCGATGACTTTTCTagtttactttttttgttttcttttctttttctgcataaaaatttagttgagagtcagcgcatgccgtgtgcacttcttctgtcctttgtcctttttgtgagcgctgcacagtccaaAGCATGAACTGCAAGAGGTTTTGCTCACATCTGCAAATGATTTCCTGCAGTTGATCAACAAGAACAAGAAGGCCAAGAAAAAGAGCTACAAGAACTCTGGTGTGGTGAGTGATTTGTGGCCACAGGATAATGTCCACCAGTTAAAACCAAGTTCTGTGCGCTTGCAGGTGAAGCTCATGTCATTCAGAATTGGAGAGCAAGCCACCTTCCTTGATTATATCCGGGGTGGGTGAGTACTTTTGGATATACATTTATGGACTGTCAAATAAGTGCATACTAGGCACATTTGCACGATGTGAGTGTGCATGAAACAGGCCGGCTCGCAACCACATATAATTAAAGGTATTATTATGGACCAGGACTGGGCAAAGGTGCTTTGCAGTTTTATTGAGGTACAAATTAAGATACCGAGATGATAAGTGTTTGAGGTCAAATACAAGATACTAACAGAATAAATGTATCCGACATGATACTTGGCATTTGTATCTCAAGATACTTTGATGCTCTAGTTCCGTTGTTGGAACCTTTCAGTGGTGTAAATCAATAAAAATCACGAGGGGGGACATGGATCTTgccatggtggccattttgtttttataaatataggtttCATTCTTAATAATAGAAAAATAAAATTTGcacattaaaataaaaaaaaagcacggtaTTCACACCTCACGTAATTCTATTGTTCTACCGAGTCTTCTCTGAAAGCGGTCGAATGGCAGTTGCAATTTCGACACAGTCTTACACAGCCGTGGGCTATTGGACGCAGGTACCACTACAAAATACGCAGGCGTTAGAAACAATATGAGTAAAGACAACAAAGGACTAGTGTTCGACTAGTGTAGTCCTCAGGATACGTATATATCAtgtgtgaaacataaatttcaagGGGGGACACATGCAAGGGGTGTCCCTCCAGCCTGAGCGCACAGGatgtcaggacccccctgacccctcCCTGACTTACGTCGCTGGAGCTATTGCAAGTTAGCAGTTTCCTTTCAATCTTCTTATCCAACATTCATTCAACGGGCTCCATCTGTTATGTTTCTTGCTGTCTTCTAATTATCGTCTTTAGTGCGAGAAGAAACTATGAACAGGCACGCCTAACTTATTGCTTTTAGGTGGGCTTTCGAGTATCCTTTACTAACATATGTGAGAACTTCTTTTAGCGTTCCAACAGCATGCTACATTATATTGTCATTGTGCAATATTCTATGGGACCAGAAGGATTTCTTAAGATCAGTGCCGGTACACTGTGCAAAAGGCAATATTTCCCTCCCGCGTTTGCCAACAGCACAATCCACTCTGATTGGGATTCCGATCATAAATGAAGTTATGTGCTATAATATAAGAATAATGTGCTATAATATAAGAACATGCACATTGCTAAATATAAGAATGTTTATAAACCAACTGTAAAGTGCAGTAGCTAGTTTCTGTTTCCAGGCATTAGTAAACAACACTAAATACTGCTTATGGCACATAGTACATGTGTTTGATACAGCAAAGTATGCACAAAATATGTGCCACCAGCTTGCCTCAGCGGGAATAACAGGCATCTCGGCCACCGCCgctgcatttcagtggaggcagaATGCTCCACTgaagtgcacttagatttaggtgcacattaaagaatcccaAAAGAGTCTGCCAtggtgttgggcctgttggttacATCGCTTGgaaaatcgacgaacccagccttgAAAGACATGTACACAAGAAGAAAAAGAttcctaggtggtcgaaatttctggagccctccactatggcgtctctcataatcatttcatGGTTCtgaaacgtaaaaccccaaaatttATTTTTACCATAAAATGCCAAGCAAGCGTCCCTCCGAAATCACTGCTCATTTCAAATTTCTGCACTGTTCCGGGGAAACATGCCCCCCTTTCTCACCGCACCCTCATCATGTGCCGCTTCCTGGCAACACTGGCCTGCTTGAATCCAATGCAGTCCTGCTTAGCAGCTCGACCTATAAGCACGTGCACCTGAAATTTCTTATAaaaatttaattttctttttcccgCATAATCATTGCACTAACAACATGGAGCACGATACCCACGATTATTTTCAGGTTGCCACGACCAAAAGCAtgaccttcaaggtctgcggtgATGGTATCttttaactgaaaaaaaaaagaaaaaaaaaagaaaatttttagCCTTCCTTTATTTAATGTGTTAATTTTCTTCTTTGGCAAATTACATGATGTGGTGCATGGTAAATGAAAGCATATTTTAAAATATTCGATTTTATGTGGGTCATACTATAATTGCATGCACTTGTGCATGAGCAGTGGGTTACGGCTGTGAACCATGGTGTTGCTCTAAAAGACATTTCTTGCTGCAAAAGCTACATACTCCAAAACACCAAATGCCACTGCCATCATTGCAAAAGATTTATTTGAATTACTGCATCCCTAGACACAAGTGCTTCACTACAGCCGCACATTAGAATGCCGCGGGGAATCTGTTGCCTTTGTGTACTGAATTCTAATCGCAAGTTCACGACTTGAGCTTTCATTTTGTGCAGAATAATATGTGTTTTTAGGAAGGAAATGTGTGTCCCAGATTTCGTATGGCATGGTTCTGCCCTATGGTGTGAATTTTTTAGTTGTATTGAGATGTGTTCTGTCTTGCTTTTGGCACCGAGGGCAGCCTGCAGATGCACTTCACGGTAGCGGTGGACTTCACGGCCTCCAACGGAGACCCCCGAGACCCCGCCTCCCTGCACTTCCTGGACCCAGTGCGGCCCAATGCGTACGCAATGGCCATTCGTGCAGTGGGAGAGGTCATCCAGGACTACGACTCGGACAAGATGTTCCCTGCTCTGGGCTTCGGAGCACGGCTGCCACCCGACGGGCGTGTGTCGCACGAGTTCTTCCTCAACGGAAGTGCCACGGACCCGTACTGTGCGGGCATACAGGGCGTCCTGGAGGCCTACCAGAGGACCCTCCAGTCCGTTCAGCTCTACGGCCCCACCAATTTTTCGCCTGTCATCAACCACGTGGCAAAGTGAGCATTGCTGGCCTGTTTTAGGAAAGCTTTGGCTCTTAAAGGGGTCCTTAACAtgtttccaagtaatcatcaaatgacctcagtataacaatttattgcctcacaaattgaTTGCTGCAAAAAGGTTTTGAATATGTCAGGTATGAACGGAGTTACAAGGTTTTGTTGCATGCTCTAAGCAAAGCTACACAGGGAGATGACAAATGGGCAAGAAGTTATGCCAGTGGATGTCATGAAGCACGTTCACTTACATCTGGTGTGATTCCAGTGCATGCTGTGTGATTTCAGCGCACTATAGAGCACAGTGCAGGCACGTgtcggcaccccgtggcaagaagcacatcggGTCTAAATGCATTTATGTCAGGTATTAGCCAATAGTAGCAACCTGCTTAATGATAAAATCGAGTTACTGGCAGCAGCTTCGAAAAGAGTGGAGACAATTTTCTGTATGAAGAAAGGGCACTTGAGGTGGCAACTTCACGCCCCACTTGTGCGCTCTGCATGCCGCACACGACTACAAAATTTGGCTGAGCCGTTCATTGCATTGTTTGCTGTTTGTATGTGCGTTTCTTCACAAAGCGTCGGGGGTGGTTTGaacccctttaaagggcccctgaccaAGCCCTAATGCCAATTTTGACTACACATCAGAAATGATAAGGCACAGCCTAGGGAGGGTTTAGCTGAAACAGTGTTTCAAATAGGTTCACTATTGTGCAATTTAGCAGAAATTAAACTGTCCTGGTTACACTCCTTCAGAAAACGAGCTTCACTGCCAAAATAGACACTGTGTCCCTTTGCCTCGGCTAGCGCCTGCAAGTGGTGTGACTTGTTGCGTCCTTTCAACTGCTGGAGGCAGTAGCGTAACcagaaatcgttttttttttagggggggggggcttcaatcATACactatgtatgtttgtgcatgcgtttatATGTGTGAGTGTGTAtaatatgcacatgcaaaactgaaatatttcaggggggtttcaaccccctggctatgccactagCCGGCCGTGGGAAGGTGTCGTGTTTGCATGACGAGTCCCACCTTCTTTTCTTCTTGCTCTCTTCCTATTTTGTGTCGCAATGCTTTTATAGTGGCAGCATTTGGTGCTTCACATGGGATGAAGCACCGAGTGCGTGGCCTGTGGTCAGTGGAAGGGGGCACCTTTGACGTAGGCTTTGACGCTTTCTCTCCAACCACTTGTCCCCCACAAGAAAAGTGAACATGGCTTTGCCGTTTAAATTTCAGCCGTTTTCATACCATGCAGACATGTCATACTTTGCAGACGCGATTACCACTGACCGATCAGAGTACCATACTTGTTCGTTTTAAATGTCCAGtttggtgaggggcccttcaaaGCACAGTAAAACTCTATATTATTTACTATAAAACCCCTGTCCAGTAAAACCTGTGTATATTCAAAATCTCAGGAAATAACCAAAGGTGTTGTACATGGAAGTAAATACAAGGCATTTTCAATGCATGGTCATCATTACCTTTCTTAGTCAACATGAAATGGGCCCactacgtttaaaaaaaaaaaaaaaaaaaaaaaataataataataataataataataataataccttccCCCATAATTGTTGGTATATATATTATTTGTCTTTCCACTTGCTGACATCCTTGATCCAGTGGTGTAGTTTGTAAGGCAAGCCCTTGCATGTGGCAGCATGAAATTCACTTTCCAGGGAGCTGAGTAGTTTTCCTTTATTCTGCTATGTTCTGTTTTGATTGATTGTCCAGCCCTCCACTTCACTTACAGGCACAGAGCCTTCTGCACGTACGTATTTACCTGATGGCCACTGAGACTCTTGCGGTGCAATGGCATGTGTCGTGAGCACACATGTAAGTGCACGAACCCTGCTAGACAGTGAAAGAGATCAGCTTACTGTGTAAACTTACATTGTTCTTGTAATGCATTGTGAAACCTTGCGTaacatgaaaaaatccgtaaacagggggtgggtgctcgagccgacatttcgacaagtggacttgtcttcttcaaggctagaactgatttccttagctctcgtgtAGCTTTCCttaggcgctcgttgcttgccagtattggttAATACTTACTGAggataaataatatcctccgtaagtgctacccaatactggcaagcaatgagcgccttagaaaagcgtttcccggagtaccaaaggtcgtgtatcgccgcagtAGGAAtattaaggacatgttagtgcatgcaaaagtaaaccctcattctactgcccacataacaccttgttctcgtcccagatgtaagacttgtaagcaccttcacgatgacgttatagttaaaagcaccggaagtgattacgtccatcatataaaatctagttttacctgcactagttcaaaacgttatctacatgatcgaatgttcatattgtcaaaaacggcacattggcgaaacgggacagcctgttaatggGCATTGCGTGGACACGgcgaagttacccaaagcagtggcacagcattttaatgtagcaggtcacaacttcgacgatctcaaactttacatacttcagtcaaacttccggtccccaagagacagaaaatatagtcATACCTTATTAACAAGTTCAATACACTTCAGCTAGCAGGTATTAATgtgtctaagggggctcttgaatccattcggtatggtacatacacaacgaaaacacgtgcttccactgacaatcattcagcgaaacctataccctctcccccccccccccgttcttgttcctttttttcttcttctttttttctttttttcccccttccttatgactcacccagttcgtcacggctaCCTCTCTTCCCCCACTCTGGCAGCtgctctcccctcctcccttttggtggagagggcacgaagcatatactagtacacacgagagctaaggaaatcagttccagccttgaagaagacacttctcgaaacgtcggctcgagcacccaccccctgtgtATGGATTttctcatcgcaagcttccatctaccccttcctgccgtttcttGCATAACATGCCACCCGTGCTTTGTTTCAGGTTTGCAAACACGTACCGTGATGGTAGGAGCTACTTCGTGCTACTCATCATCACAGATGGTGTCATTAGCGATATGCCACAGGCGATGGAAGCCATTGTGCGGGCTTCTTCCTTGCCCATGTCCATCATCATTGTGGGCGTGGGCAATGCAGACTTCTCAGGTGAGTTCTGCCTGTGGCTCTCACTTCAACCACCTACTTGCTGCATTGGCTATGGCAGTGTGCTCCTTGGCACAAGATTGCGGTTTTGGTTCTTGGCCATGGTGGCTGCATGCTAACGAAGGCAAAATGCAATAATGCTTGCATACTGCTGTGAACACATGTGTTCGCAGCAGTATggtgaacaccagatggtcaaaattgacTCTCAGCCCTCCAATATAGTGTGGCTGTCGACTCACTGGGCAGTTTTGGCAAGTTAAATCCCATGAATGTACGTTTTCAAGGAATTCAGTTCAATACAAGTCCATCAGTACAACCTATTGGGTACAGTAAAAGCGATGCAAGGAATACGGCTTTCAGAAAGCACCTTTCTACAAACCTGCGACTTCCCATGTGAGTAAATGCAGACTTGGTATTTAAGTTGAACACGTCCATTAATGTGACTTCATTTTCCTCTTCTTTGAAAGGTGTCTTTTTCAAAGCTTGCAGAGAAGTAATTAAAGTATTGTGTGTCTTGTGCCATGAAATGCCATAGTGAATGCTTCAGGTGCAAGGTTTCGCTGCGTATGTTGATATGCAGTATTGGCAACACTGAGACACTGCTTTTGCGTTGCATTGCTGGGAGCTGACCACATCCACCGTAGTATGCCTCTGACTGTGTTTTGCAACTTTTGCTTTctcaatttgatgacattgcctGGTTGCCTGCACGTGCTGGCACGAAAGAGCTGCTGCATACAGTCAGCCATTTAACAGTACCGTGCAAGATTCGACGGGCGGGCCGGGGGCAGCCCGTTGTTGTAATAAAGTGCAGAAGGAAACGACAGAGTGGTTGATTGTTGGGATcggagttcttcaatcatacaaGTTGCAAAACTCCGTATAGGCTCCATGTGTCAAACTCTGGACATGCCTTTGGCTGAAATCACAGAGGCCTGCTGATTGTAGTGCCACCTGTTCGCGTAAAAAGAAGCTAACAAAGGGCATTTTTGTGTGTTGTGTTACACAGGCCCGTGAGCGATGCCACATCGATGAGGTGAGCAGTATGTTTATGTTTGCAGCTTACATTTTGCAGATGATACCATGGCCATAGAACTATTCAAACTTTCTTGAAAGTACTACTATTTCTTGCTGTGGAAACTTGAGCAATGACAGCGAAGGCTGCAGCGATCATGGCGGTGTGTGTTTTCTGTCATCGCTCCCAGGTGGCGTATTAGATTGCCATCCTCCACAAATTTGTCCATAAGCATGTCCGGGTTTCGGAACAGTTTCacaactggtatgattgaagaactctggttgTTATTAGGAGAGGGTGGTGAAGCAGAGAGTCAGGTGTGAAAATGCTGGCATGACCGCAAACTGGCTGAGAAGGAATAAAATAGGGAGTTAGAGGATCCACCATTCCTTCATTGTTTTCAGCCATGGAAGTCCTGGATGGGGATGTTGCTCAGCTGAGTTCAGATGGCCGCCGCGCTGACAGGGACATAGTCCAGTTCGTGCCCTTTCGCAAGTTCCTCGAGGGTGGTGGCTCTTGGCAGAGGAACCAGGCCCAGCTTGCGAAGGAAGTTCTGGCTGAAGTTCCCAGACAGGTCACAGACTACATGACGAAGCACAACATCAAACCTGGTCCGATTGCAATACCACAGGGCCAGTCTTAAGCTCCTCTGTATGTGCGTCTCTGCGTGCATGTTGCATTGTTCGTGGTGACTGTACAATTTGACACTGCCAGCATTTGCCCTCATTTATGCGCATGCCAAATTCATGTACAGCTGTGTGCTTCATATGATCATAACGCTGTTTTTTTTGGGAGCCGAAACACGGCTTATCATCCTGTGATTGTTGATATTTGGCTGGGACAACTGTTAAATTTAGACTGACCTCACAGCTggctgtctgcactgttgtgatCGTACACAgcttttttaaaggggtcatgaacgaCCCCT includes the following:
- the LOC119406843 gene encoding copine-8 isoform X2, giving the protein MANPIQPFTPAVAIAPVTKVEISVSCRKLKQKDLLSKSDPMCVLFIRHYETAPWQEIGRTEMIRDTIDPDFVNKFLVDYYFEERQHLMFKVYDVDSKSVNLEDHDFLGQVTSTLGELVAYQGRQVKLQLTGLSGDCGSILLTVEEVLDCKRVIDMQWRGKKLDSKDWFGKSDPYLKFYRANEDNTYTIVFRTEVVKRSLNPTWRPFTIQMRQLSGGDDDRTIRVACYDWDLDGNLSSSSHDLIGEFHTNVRTLSQGPGPKNEYELINKNKKAKKKSYKNSGVVKLMSFRIGEQATFLDYIRGGLQMHFTVAVDFTASNGDPRDPASLHFLDPVRPNAYAMAIRAVGEVIQDYDSDKMFPALGFGARLPPDGRVSHEFFLNGSATDPYCAGIQGVLEAYQRTLQSVQLYGPTNFSPVINHVAKFANTYRDGRSYFVLLIITDGVISDMPQAMEAIVRASSLPMSIIIVGVGNADFSAMEVLDGDVAQLSSDGRRADRDIVQFVPFRKFLEGGGSWQRNQAQLAKEVLAEVPRQVTDYMTKHNIKPGPIAIPQGQS
- the LOC119406843 gene encoding copine-8 isoform X3, coding for MANPIQPFTPAVAIAPVTKVEISVSCRKLKQKDLLSKSDPMCVLFIRHYETAPWQEIGRTEMIRDTIDPDFVNKFLVDYYFEERQHLMFKVYDVDSKSVNLEDHDFLGQVTSTLGELVAYQGRQVKLQLTGLSGDCGSILLTVEEVLDCKRVIDMQWRGKKLDSKDWFGKSDPYLKFYRANEDNTYTIVFRTEVVKRSLNPTWRPFTIQMRQLSGGDDDRTIRVACYDWDLDGNHDLIGEFHTNVRTLSQGPGPKNEYELINKNKKAKKKSYKNSGVVKLMSFRIGEQATFLDYIRGGLQMHFTVAVDFTASNGDPRDPASLHFLDPVRPNAYAMAIRAVGEVIQDYDSDKMFPALGFGARLPPDGRVSHEFFLNGSATDPYCAGIQGVLEAYQRTLQSVQLYGPTNFSPVINHVAKFANTYRDGRSYFVLLIITDGVISDMPQAMEAIVRASSLPMSIIIVGVGNADFSAMEVLDGDVAQLSSDGRRADRDIVQFVPFRKFLEGGGSWQRNQAQLAKEVLAEVPRQVTDYMTKHNIKPGPIAIPQGQS
- the LOC119406843 gene encoding copine-8 isoform X1; translation: MANPIQPFTPAVAIAPVTKVEISVSCRKLKQKDLLSKSDPMCVLFIRHYETAPWQEIGRTEMIRDTIDPDFVNKFLVDYYFEERQHLMFKVYDVDSKSVNLEDHDFLGQVTSTLGELVAYQGRQVKLQLTGLSGDCGSILLTVEEVLDCKRVIDMQWRGKKLDSKDWFGKSDPYLKFYRANEDNTYTIVFRTEVVKRSLNPTWRPFTIQMRQLSGGDDDRTIRVACYDWDLDGNLSSSSHDLIGEFHTNVRTLSQGPGPKNEYELINKNKKAKKKSYKNSGVVSDLWPQDNVHQLKPSSVRLQVKLMSFRIGEQATFLDYIRGGLQMHFTVAVDFTASNGDPRDPASLHFLDPVRPNAYAMAIRAVGEVIQDYDSDKMFPALGFGARLPPDGRVSHEFFLNGSATDPYCAGIQGVLEAYQRTLQSVQLYGPTNFSPVINHVAKFANTYRDGRSYFVLLIITDGVISDMPQAMEAIVRASSLPMSIIIVGVGNADFSAMEVLDGDVAQLSSDGRRADRDIVQFVPFRKFLEGGGSWQRNQAQLAKEVLAEVPRQVTDYMTKHNIKPGPIAIPQGQS